GTGCGAATGTGCCCGATCGGATCAATGGTACATCCGATCCGAATCGCGATCCGGTTCGACGGCATCGGCTCCCGAACCGGCTCAGCCGACGGGTTCGTAGTCGGACGGCCGGAAATCGGCCGTGCGCCTGCGGTATTCGACGCCGGTGCCGGGCCAGTTGGTGCTGATCCGGCCGCTGGCGTCGCGGTACCAGCTGGCGCACTTCGTCCAGACGCCGTCGACGAGCCGGCCCTGCACCTCGGCGTCGAACGCCGCCGCCACCTCCGGGCGGACGGCGATCGGACTTCCCACCCGGGCGCTGTGCAGGATCGCGCTCGTGAGGTGCTTCGCCTGCTGCTCCAGCATGAAGACGATGGAACCCGCGCCCACGTTGGTGTTCGGCCCGTACATCACGTAGAGGTTCGGGAAGTGGGGAACCGAGATGCCGAGGTAGGCGCGGGACCCGGTTCTGGACCACTCCTCGCGCAGATCGCGACCGCCGGCACCGGCGACCCGCAGCGGTGCGAGGAAGTCCGACGCGGTGAAGCCGGTGCCGTAGATGATGACGTCGACCTCGTGGAACTCGCCGGAGCCGTCCCGGACGCCTCCGGCGTGGATCGACTCGATGCCGGTGTCGACCACCGCGACGTTGGATTCTCCCAATGCCGGCAGGTAATCGTTGGAGAACAGGATGCGCTTGCACCCGACGGGATACTGCGGCCACACCTTCTCGAACAGGGCCGGGTCGGGGACCTGCTTGCGCATGTGGCGGCGGCTGAACGCGGTGAGGATGCGGGACAGGACCCGGGAGTAGAGGAAGGAGACGGCGATCGCCTCGCCGACGGCCCACCACGCGGCACGTCTGACGCGCAGCAGGCCGGGCAGCGCGCCGAGCACCCGGCGACGCCAGGAGCCGAACTCGGTGTCCGGGCGCGGCACGATGTAGGGCGGACTGCGCTGGAACAGCGTGAGGTGCGCGACTTCGGGCTGTATCTCGGGGATGAACTGGACCGCGCTGGCGCCGGAACCGATGACGGCCACCCGCTTGCCGTCGAGGTCGACGTCGTGATCCCACTGCGCGGAGTGGAACGAGGCGCCCTGGAACGTCTCACGTCCGGGGATGTCCGGCCACGAGGGGCGCGACAGGAGTCCGACCGCCGATACGAGGGCGTCGACCTCCACCACTCCGCCCTGGCCGGTGCTGATGCGCCACTTGCGGGTGGCTTCGTCGTATTCGGCGGCCGTCACCTCCGTCCCGAAGCGGATGTACCGGTGCAGGTCGTACTTGTCCGCGACCTCCCGCAGGTACTGGAGGATCGCCGGTTGGCGGGAGTACCGCCGCGGCCAGTTCGGGTTGAGCTCGAACGAGTAGGAGTAGAAGGGCGACGGCACGTCGCAGGCCGCGCCCGGATACGTGTTCTCCCGCCACACGCCCCCGACGTCCTGGCCGCGTTCGAAGATCACCAGGTCGTCGATCCCCGCGCGGGTGAGTTCGATCGCCGCGCCGAGG
This window of the Saccharopolyspora gloriosae genome carries:
- a CDS encoding flavin-containing monooxygenase; its protein translation is MRQPSVAVIGTGFGGLGAAIELTRAGIDDLVIFERGQDVGGVWRENTYPGAACDVPSPFYSYSFELNPNWPRRYSRQPAILQYLREVADKYDLHRYIRFGTEVTAAEYDEATRKWRISTGQGGVVEVDALVSAVGLLSRPSWPDIPGRETFQGASFHSAQWDHDVDLDGKRVAVIGSGASAVQFIPEIQPEVAHLTLFQRSPPYIVPRPDTEFGSWRRRVLGALPGLLRVRRAAWWAVGEAIAVSFLYSRVLSRILTAFSRRHMRKQVPDPALFEKVWPQYPVGCKRILFSNDYLPALGESNVAVVDTGIESIHAGGVRDGSGEFHEVDVIIYGTGFTASDFLAPLRVAGAGGRDLREEWSRTGSRAYLGISVPHFPNLYVMYGPNTNVGAGSIVFMLEQQAKHLTSAILHSARVGSPIAVRPEVAAAFDAEVQGRLVDGVWTKCASWYRDASGRISTNWPGTGVEYRRRTADFRPSDYEPVG